Genomic window (Pradoshia sp. D12):
ACGAAATATAGATAATCATGATATAACCGGCCATTTGCCAGCTCATCAGGATGACTAATCCCCAGAATCCAGTATTTGTAGTCGACAACCAGCCTTGTAAACCTTCATAGCCAAGGGCCACACCAACTGCGTCAAATGCTTTCGTGAAAATAAACTGCCAAATGAACCCTAAAATCAGTCCACCAATCAAGTTTGGCATAAAGAAGATTGTACGTAAGATATTATTTGATTTAATTTTTGAGGTTACAATTAAGGCTAAAACTAAACCGATCACATTGATTAAAATAATCGATACGATAGAAAACTTAACTGTGAACCACAAAGCGTCCATGAATTCTTTTTCTTGGAATATACCAATATAGTTTTGAAAACCAACAAAAGCGGTTGTTTGAATTCCATTCCAGTCCGTAAATGAGTAAAATACACCAAGTGCCAGTGGCACGAGTACGACAAGAAATAGCGATACTAGAACCGGTGTAAGGAATAACCAGTAGGAAAAACTGCGAGTACGCATTATTACCCCTCCAAAATTGTGACAAAATTTATGACCTCATCCATTATCTATGTAGCAAAACAAAGTAGCCCAACACTACTTTGTTTTGCAGTTCTATCACATATACGTAAAGGATATTAGCGTGATTCAGACCAAGATTTTTGAGATTCTTTGACTAGCTCATCCCAAGACATTTCATCACTTAAATATTTTTGTATGTTTACACCCAATTTATCTTCGCCCCAACCAGTTGGATAGCCCATAAATACCCATCCAATTGTTTTTCCTTCAGTCGCATAATCATATACTTCTCTAGATATTGGGTCTGCGATTTTACTAGAATCATATCCTTTGTAAGCAGGAATGAAGCTGAAATCTTCAAGAACTGTCTTTTTACCTTCTTCAGATGTATATAACCAATCCAAGAAGTCTTTAGATGCTTCAATAACTTTCTCATCATTGTTGCTGTTTACTCCCCAGTACATTGGAATACCAACTGGTAGAGAATCTTCTTTATAACTTTCTACAGGAATTGGTAGAATACCAACTTTTTCTTGAGCAAATTCTTCATCAATTCCGGCGATGGAACCATATACCCAGTTACCTTGTTGAATCATAGCTACCTTTCCAAGTGAGAAGTTTTCTTCTACTTGCTGTGAGTAATCAAGGCTAACAGTTGGCTGAATAGAATATTTATTGGATAAATCAATGTATGTTTTATATTGATCTCCATATTTAAAATCAACCTTGTCAGATTTGTAAGCATTCATAATATTTTCTTCAAATTCTGGAGAGATAAAGACGTTGGAAGCATGCAACCCGGTAATCCATTTTTCTTTTCCTGGTAAAGCAAATACTGCTTTAATACCAAGATCGTCTTTTTTGGTATCGATTGTTTTAACCGCCTCTTCAAGCGCTTTCATTGTTCTGATTTCTTCTGCTTTAATACCAGCTTTTTCAAAGACTTCTTTGTTATAAAGCAAGCCGTATCCTTCCTGGTTATATGGAAGACCAAGGATTTTATCATCTGTAGTTACACCATCTAGAGTTCCATCTAGTGCTTCTTTGGATGCTTTTGTATCGGATAAATCAGCTAGTTTATCTTTCCAATCTGCAACATCCTGCGGTCCGCCAACATTATAGATAGCAGGTTCCTTGCCTGAAGCAAATTTAGATTTTAAAGAAGCACCATAATCTTCCCCGCCACCAACTGTAGTAATATTAATTTCTACACCTGGATTTTCTTTTTCATATTGTTCGGCTACATCTTCAAATTGATCCTTGAATTCCACTTTAAACTGAAATACATCAATTGTTACCTTATCTTTGCTATCGGAGGAAGAGCTCTCAGATGAGCATCCCGTTAAGACAGCTGCTGCCAATAGTGAAGCTGATAAAGCACCCGCATACCATTTTTTTTGTTTCATTCTTTTACCTCGCTTCTCTCTTTATGTTTGGTTCAAGTAAACGTTTTCTATAAATATGTAAAAGACCAGTGACCTTATTCTTAAAAACTATTAATTTTCCACTTTACGAAAACGTTTGCACAAACCTTTCTTTTCCAATTTAACATATGAATGTAATATCTCAAACCTTTTTTTACTCATTTACCTATTTAATCATATAAATTATCCTGAAAAGTCAAATAATATTCACTTTTTGCGCAAACGATTTCATCTATGACTTGTCAATATTGTGAGACCAAAAAATGATTAAACTCTTTGCAACCAAAGAACGAGTGAATCAAATGGTTTTAAGTACATTTTAGATTAACGGTTAAATATATGTGTAAAAAAAGCCACCTCCATAAGGAAGTGGCCGACGCATTATTCCACTGAAGTACCAGACTCAGGTATAAAATCTTTATTAACTAAAGGTTTTCCATCTTTATCAACCATAACAGTTAATCCAGAAATAAGGCCGTTATAATGAAACATATATAGGACTCCTGTCTCATTATCACGAATTATTTTAGTAACCTCCATTTTCCTTGAGTATAAACATCCTCAAAACGTTTATTTATCACTATAACGCACTCCTTTTTTCGGTTTGTTGAAGCAGCTATCTCTATCTATAACTACTACAAAATGGTAATTGAGTCTTTTGTATTGAGCAACATACGAAAACAGCCATTGAAAAAGAACATCTTTGAAAAGCACGTTCTTTTATTACTATTTATACTAATCTTACAATCGATATGTTAGCCCCTGTCCCCTGTTTCCACAGAGACCGTACCTACTAATTGGAGAGAAATAGTCGAACCTTTCAGTTAAAGGGAGGCTTACCTCATTGGCACGTTGAAAAGATACTACTACTGACAAGGTAGATGGAACCTAGCCCAAAATGATATCTTCCAATTTCAGTTGCAGCATAATTTATGATATTACAGTTGTCCTAAGTGTTTGATTAACGCTATCATCCATCATAATAGAGTCTTCTGAATGTTATGGACAGCTTTTACTACAGTTTCTCTCCCCTTGCATTCAATATATGTGATAAACCCATAACTTCCATCGCTATGGAAGGCAGTAACATTTTAATGGCATCTTCCCGGTCAATTATTATACAAGGGTAATGTTTGGGTTGTTAGGTAAGGACATACTAGTCCCCTCTCTGTTTATAAATAAATTTCCCTTACGTTACTCTCTTTGGGATAAATGTGCAGGTATACGTTAGCCTCTTTTTGGCAAATAAAAAAATAGACCATCCAGTCAATAATAAAGATTGAGCGGAATGGACTACTTTTTAAACACCTTTTTCTCAATTGCATAACCATATTCGGCTCTCGGCTTTATTTCAATAACTTTACACTCTTTAGTGATACTCAACATTTTTGGCGATTGTCTATATTTTTCAGCACGATATTTGGCTTTGTCCATAATATAATCAGTCAATCCAATACTCACCTCTCCATAATTTCACAATCAGTTTCATAAAAATGACCACAGGCTGCTTTTTTTTCAATCCAGATGGCATATTCTATGTTTTCCAGACGATCAGATAAGGCATGATGAAGTATATACATGCATTGCTGGTCAATAGCATCAAACTCATGAGTATAACTCCAAAGAACCGTTACAAGGACGGTGTCAAAATGCTGATACGTATAAATCATGGAGTTTTTTGATGGTCCATATACAGTCGTTTGTTTATTCTTTATACAAGGCTTATCTTTATCTGCTGATATATAAGCCTGGTGTTTCCATTCTTCCGGTAAAGCCTGCCACTCATATACCCCCCAATTGATTCCTATCCTAACCTGCTCCCAGTATTCCTCCGCCATTATTTCCAGATAGAAAGCCAGTGCCTCTTTATAATCTGCCCAACCGGCTTGTTCATTATAGAAACGGTAGAGACTCATTTTATTGTTTTCGGCATAGATATTAGAAATGATTTTTAACCGTGCATATTGAAAAATTTCGACAGGGACTTGTTCCTCCAAAGGATCTTCATCCTCCAGCTCTATCTCAAACTGAAATAATCTGAAGCTCTTTAAACTCCTCGTTGCTAAAGGCACAAATAGAAATAGTAGTATCCAAATAATCAGCAACAACAGCCCTCTTCCAATAATCCGATTTGCATCTGATGTTACTATATTGGTCATCAATGCTACGAACCAACCTTTATCAAGGTTAGACAATTCTGTTACCATGAGCAGTTGTATCGGATTCATCAAGACTTCCTGATATGCCATCACTAAACTTGCCAATGTCCAGCCGGCAATACTAACTAACCCCAATTGATAAAAATAAAGCATTCCTTTCTTGGCTATCGAGCGAAATAACTCTACGCATCCTTTCATTCGAAACCATTTTTTCATTATCATCAATTCCTTTATAAGGATTTTGCTAATGGCAACTACCTAAAGGGGGATAGTAATGAATAATTAAATAGTGTAATTGTTTCGTTGTATCTGATATATCAGTCGGCTTTCAGACTCAGTTGGCTGGATTTCCGTCCAGTTCGGCTGGATTCTGTTCCATTTTGGCTGGATTCTGCTATTTATATACTCGCTTTGGCTAATTTCAGCTCCACGTCAGCAGATTTTCCTCTGCTTAAGATGAATTCCCCACAAGTTTTGTTGTTTTACATCATTTTTTTATACTTCATCTGGAAACACCTCCTAGTTTTGCAGATTCCATTGAATTCCAGATCAGATTAATCCACTCTCTCAATTAATCCTATTATCAATCAGCCTCCCAAAAATCGGGAGGCTGATTCGTAAGTTTCAATTATTATTGTACTCTTGCAAAACCGAAACCGGATGCGTAATCATCACCTGTAGCGGCTCCATATCCACCTTTAATATCAACTAACTTCGCACGTCTTTGTAATTCCGCGCGTAGCTGTGTATGAGAGTATCCTGTATTGGAAGCCCATATTTTTGCTGCCAATCCGGATACATGCGGTGTTGCCATTGAGGTTCCACTGATTGTATTATATCCACCCGTATGCCAGGTTGATTCAACTGCAGAACCTGGAGCAGAGATTTCAACATCCTTTAAGCCAATTACATAATCACCATCTGTGGATGGGTTACCTCTGGAAGAATAGTTAGCCACACGGTATGTTCCATTTTGCTGAACATTCTCAAGAGCTGCCACAGCCACTACATTCGCCAAAGCACCCGGATATCCGATTGTATTGGCAGAATAGCCGCTATTACCAGCTGCCGCAATAATTAGAACACCTTTTCCATAAGCATATGTTACAGCACTGCTAATGAGAGAGTTATTAGAGCTGGAACCAAGTGACATTGAAATAATTACTTTTGAACCTGTAGAGGATGCTTGGTCTGCCGCATGTCTAATTGCTGCTGCTATATCATCTGAATAACCAGATCCATCGTCACCCAAAACTTTATAGGCCCATACTTTGGATTGAGGGGCAACCCCATATACGCCAGTACCATTGCCAGCCACTGTTCCGGCTACATGGGTACCATGACCATTCCCATCAGCACAGGAGCCATTCACAACCGTGCTGCTTGTTTGAGTGAAATCCTTACATTGTTCAATATTGGATGAAAGACTCGCATGCGTTTTTAACACGCCTGTGTCTAAAACTGCTACTTTAATTCCACTGCCGCCTGATGTAGAAGTAAGAGAGCTATTATTATAGATTGCTTTAATTCCCCATGGCACTCGGGTTGTAGGTGCAGAAGTAGCTTTTTCTATAGCAGTTGCAGCAATTTTAAATTCAGGTACTTTTTCTACTTCGATATTTTTATTTTCCAATAGTTTCTGATATTCTTTTTCAGAAACATCTGTCGTAAATCCTTGGTTGCTGAAGTCTCGGTGTGTCCCCATATTTTTCTTTACTTTTGTTTTTTCTGACTGAGATCCCTGAATCAGAACACGATAGGTTTTCTCTGAGCTGACATCCTTTGCCTTTGCAGTCGACCTATCCTCAGCATTTGTTCCTGAGCCAAAAGATAAAGCCATTGATACACTTAGGACAACTCCAGCAAATATCTTCCTTTTTTTCATCTTTCAGTCTCCTCTCGTTTTTTGAATTTTCTGTGAACTTTTCTTGTTGTATCGTTATTATAGTGGCTATTTTTTTCTTTGAACACGGAACAAATTAACTATTAATTCAGAATTATTATTTTCTATTTTGTCAAATAAAAAAACTTTCCCAAGTTATCAGATTAGTTTTTGTGACAAATTACTATATTTTTTGCGCTTTTTCTTACCTATCGACATTTTTCTATCCTATTTGCGACCTATTTGGCGATTAATACAAACGGGTGTTTGTACCTAGTAGAATTATATTTTCCCAATAAAATTTATGTAAATTTTCAGATAATTTAATAATCCACTAAATTAATTATGCAAAAATGAAAACAAAAAAGAACTGATTGATTGGACAATCAGTCCTTTTGACCCTCTCTAAAATGACACCATTTATACGATTGGCGGCAAAATGGGAGCTTTTCTTTTCATCTATTCTCCTCCTTAACTAGTAGTCTGTATAAATATATTGCAAGGCTTTCTGAAACTTTCCTGATTTCTTATAATAATCTGCCAAAATTTTACTAACACTGCGAATATCATTATAATGAGATTCCCCATTATATAGATAAGGAAGGGTATACTCTTCTAAATAGCTAATCGCTCTTTCTTCTTCCCCCTGAATCATATATAAATAATAATTGGGCAGCATTTGATATATTTTAGACCCGGTTTCTTGAGCTTTCTTCTTTAAGTGATGTAAATACTCTTTCGCCTGTTCCCATTCTCCCAAATAATAAGAGGTTTCTGCCAAAGCATAAAGGCTCACCATAGAAGATTGGGCATTCTCCGCTTCACAATTTACAGCTTTATAATAATAGTCTCTTGCTTCACTCAGCTCTCCTTTTTTCTGCTTTAAATAGCCAATATTATGATAGGCAATCGATAAAGTTGCCGATTCATTTAGGATCTCAGCATTTCTTTTCAAATGTTTATAGCACTCTGCTGCCACCTCATAAATGCCTGTATCGGTATAACTAATGCCGAGAATCACAAGCGTGTGCATAATTCGCTTTATATTATATTGGGCAGTAAAGGCATTTAGTGCCTCGTTAGCATAGAAGATAGCATGCCCATGCTGTTCCATATGACATTTAGCAAGTGCCAAATGATAATAAACATCCGCAGAAACACTCATCCCATCCCTGCTTGCAGAAACTAATTCCTCTAAAACTTCATTGGCCTGTCTGTACTTATTTTGGATGAGCAGACAAATAGCATGATAATAATGAAGCAAATATAGCTCCTGATAATTTAAATTCTTCTTATGTTTATCAAGCCATTTATAGTGTTGAATGGCTTTTTTAGTATCCTTAATAAATAATAAATATCTCATTTTATACAATTCATATAAAAATAAATGTGGTGTATAGGCAATGAAATCTACCAAACTATCTAACTTCCGATCAATCTCTTTTGCCTCTTCAATCTGAAAATAATTGATGCATTCAATCCATTCATCCAGCAATCTTTTCACCGTATTATTTTGTTCATAAACATTCGTTAAGTCTGCTCCTAAACGTTGTAATAATAAATGGATAGTTTGGTCATTTGCTTCCTTCTCATTATGTTCAATCTTACTTAGATGAGGTACAGAACATATGCCTTCGACCAGCTCACTTTGAGTTAATCCCTGCTTAGTCCGATAATATTTAATCAACGAACCTACTTTCATGCACCCACCCTCTTCCATTTGTTTCCAATATTATATATTTAAAAGTCAAGTTCTAACATACATCCTGAAACCTATTTTTATAATTTTCGTTCCCCTCATTTCATCATTTACCGACATTCAGTCTGATATTATAGCGGATTTTAGTCAGTAAAAATAAAAACCTGGCTATATGCCAGGTTCATTAAATATTTCTTAGCCACATTCATTCTTTTTCAGCATGGTTCGCCGTTTGCGTAATCTTATCCCTTTAATTCTAACTTGTTCTAAATCATTCGGAAGGATATTACGATACTCACGAAATAATTGTCTCCATTTCAAGGTATAAGCACTCCCTTCCTAAAATTTATTTTGAAAGCAAAAAATCCACCTTGTCTATTGGCAAGGTGGATTGCTGATTATCTCCAGTTTTTCACTTCAGCTTCTGTTTTTCTCACGTGTTCCATTATTTCCTGAATACGAACCCGTTTATTTTCCCAGCATTTTGGACTTAGATCAACCGGATATTTTTCCGGATTAAGGAACCGTTTATATTCATCCCAAAGCAAGTCCAGGTTATCCTTTGCAAATTGTTGAATAACCGTCAAGTCTGGTGTTTTATACACTAATTGCCCATCCACAAAGATGTTTTCATGCAGTGGTACTGCATCAAAATTTGTTACTTCCTTGCTAATGAAGGTATGTACAGGATGGAACATAGTCAATATTTTCTCAGAAGCAGGATTTTCATATTCAAGTGTAATATAATCCCCTTCCGATTTATTTGTTTCCTTATTAATAATCCGATACACATTCTTCATGCCAGGAGTAGTTACTTTTTCAGGATTTGCACTGATTTTGATCGTATCAACCATATCGCCGTTTTCATCTTCAATGCTGACCATTTTATATACAGCTCCTAAAGCTGGCTGGTCATAGGCCGTGATCAGTTTGGTTCCGACACCCCACATATCAATTTTGGCTCCCTGTGCTTTCAGATTCAGGATTGTTGCTTCATCTAAATCATTGGAAGCCGTAATTAATGTATCTGTGAAGCCTGCTTCATCAAGCATTTTTCGTGCTTTCTTAGACAAGTAAGCTAAATCCCCGCTATCCAAACGAATGGCTTTAAAATTAATTTTATCGCCCATTTCCTTTGCTACTCGTATGGCAGTTGGCACACCTGATTTTAATGTATCAAAGGTGTCAACAAGGAATGTGCAATCATAATGTGATTCTGCATATTTGCGGAAGGCTGTGTATTCATCCCGATAAGCCTGAACAAGCGCATGTGCATGAGTTCCTACTACCGGAATGCCGAATTTCTTGCCAGCTCTGACATTGCTGCTTGCCTGAAATCCTCCGATATAAGCGGCTCTTGTTCCCCAGATAGCCGCTTCCGTTTCCTGTGCTCTCCTTGTACCAAATTCAAACAGGGATTCACCGCCAGTTACTACACTCAGACGTGATGCTTTTGTTGCAATAAGAGTTTGGTAATTAATAATATTCAATATTGCTGTTTCAACCAGCTGAGCTTCTGCAAGCGGAGCCTCAATTCGCATTAAAGGCTCATTTTCGAAAACGAGCTCGCCTTCTTTCATGCTTCTGATGGTACCTGTAAAACGCAGTTCTTTTAAATATTCAAGGAATACTTCGTCATACTTAAGCTCTTCCCTTAAATATTGAATATCACTCTCTGTAAATTTTAAGTCTTTAATATATGTAATCACCCGTTCAAGTCCGGCAAATATGGCATAACCGTTCTTAAATGGGTTGCGCCTGAAATACACATCAAATACCGCTTTTTTATTATGAATCCCATCTTTAAAATAGGTTTCCATCATATTAATTTGGTATAGGTCTGTATGCAAAGCAAAGCTGTCGTCCGGATAATGTGTCATCAAACTTCCTCCTTCAATTACAAAACACTGGCTCCCAGCGTATTTTCAAAATGGGATAAGGCCCACTCATGACCTGCTTCATTAAAGCTCGCCACTCCATTTTTATGTATTACTATTTTAAACCCTTTATTATAGGCATCCACTGCTGTATGCAAAATACAGATATCTGTACAAACTCCTACTAAATGTAATTCCGTGATTCCGCGTTCACGCAATTTAATTTCCAAATCAGTACCAGCAAAGGCAGAGTATCGTGTTTTATCAATCCATAGCAGGTTCTCTTGTCCAATATTAGTATTATACACATTTTGAAGATTTCCAAATAATAAACGACCTTCGGTACCACGTATATTATGCGGTGGGAATAATTTACTTTCAGGGTGAAATGGATCATTCTCATCGTGTACATCAATAGCAAATACAACAAAATCTTTGTCCTCAATGAATCTTTTTGTTAAAGAAACAATGTACTCTTCAATTTCCTTTCCAGGTTTACCGCATGTTAATTTGCCAGCATCTGCTACAAAATCATTTGTATAATCTATATTGATTAAAGCTTTCATCTCTCCACTCCCCTATCCATTTTCCATCAAATCCGCTTATCGTACGTATAGAATATCAAATTGTATTACAAAATGCCTACTTTGATTTTAAAGAAAGTCAACCACCAATAAAATAAACAGCGCTTTTTGATACGAACACAGTGGTTATTAAAATCGTATCAATCCTTTAAATCTTTAAAGTCGACCCTAAATCCATATCGCCATACAAGAATAGCTGTGATCAGCAAGACTCCCCCATATCCATATAAACCATACTCAACCTTGCTTATAAGAAAGTGAAAACCTGCAAATACGCCAAGAATGAAAAGCAGGAAAACGGTCTTAATCCCCTCATTCTCCTGTGTTGCAGAAGTTGGTTTAGAAAATGGCAATATAATTGTATATGTCCTGAACGACAGGACTGCCATTATAAATAACGTAAAGAGACCAATCAATAGATCCCAAAAGATAGCACTTCCATATATAAGAATAAATAGAAAGCTATATGCCAAATAGATGGGAAGAACATACTTGGCCATAACCGCATTCCATGTACCTATAAAGATAGACTTAGCACTCTGTAATGGAGAGGCCCTGTATATCCATGCTCCTTTATATGAATCGGTATATCGGAGTGCAATAGCAATAGTTGGAATCATAAGCGCACTGAAATAAATTGTATAATAACCGCTGCCATTTTGAATACCTTTCCATCCATTTTCCCCGAATTGATTGAGTAGTGTAATAAACGGAAAAATAATAACCATTCCAATAGATGGATATACCTTCAGTTTAAACGCCTGTTCGTTTTTCATGAGGTTTTTTGCGAAATGATAAAAGACTCGTTCTTCTTTATTTCGTAATAGGAACATTGAAAAATGACTGCGTTTCTTTTTCGATAAGGCTCCTGTATGATTAGTTAACTTTTGTAAATACTGCTCAAAGTTTTGAACATTTTTAATATAAATAATGACAGAAACAAGCGGTACAATTACAGCCAAGCTGATTAAGAGAATATATTGCCATGCAAAATTCCCATTTAGTATTACCTCAAAGGGAGCGGCATACCAAATAGGCGCAAGAATATAGCTCCACCAAGTTGGTGTAAATTCTACTTGCCTATCTACAAGGTCAAATATCCTTACCGTTAGTTGATAGCCAACAATCATTAAAATAGACAAGGAGATTTGTACATAACTGATAAAATCCTTTAATTTCTCTCCATCAAAATACTTTAAAATAACCAAGTAGATTAAAGCAGTAAGCAAGACTATCCATATATCAATCAATATAATGACCAGCAAAAATAACAGACTAAAGCCAATTCCTTGAGTAACAATAGCAGCAATGAACGCAGGCGCAATAAAAATAAGGGTTATTGTGCCAAGGTAAATAATAATATGTATCAGCTTTGCCACCGAGACCGTTCTCCCATCAACCGGTCTAGACAATAAAATAGACTGATCCCGTATATCAAGCATCACATGGGAAAAATCAGATATTAAAGATGTAATGATAAAAAACATAAATACCGCAAACAACATACTCATTTGGAAAAAATAATTTTCACCCATAATAATAAAAGGAATCAGTATTAGACCCATAAGCGCATAAACCCATAAGGATTTTAAAAATTGATTTGAATCCTTACCTGTATTTCCAGACCCATCATTCATCAAAGTTGGAACTCTTCTGGCATCCATTGTAAGCTTAACCTGAAGAATTCTTCTCATAACCGGATAATCAATTCCCATCCACTGAAAGAGCTTTTGTCCTCTATCCAACACACGCAAACTCATAAATTTTTTCATCTATTAATCCTCTTTAACAACAGATACAATATCTTCGGCAATTGAACGATGCTGTGTAAAACCAGTTAATTGGTTAAAAATTTCTTCAAGAGTTCCTTCCTTGCCAACATCCTGTAATTCTGCAAAGCTTCCATCTGCAACAATCCTGCCTTCATGCAGTAAAATAATTCGATTGCTAATTTTCTCGACGACATCCATGATATGTGAGGAATAAAAAATAGTTTTTCCCTCGCTTGCCAGCAGTCCAAGCAATTCTTTAATGACCATAACGCTATTCGCGTCGAGACCGCTTAAAGGTTCATCTAAAAATAAAATATCCGGATTATGAAGAAGGCTTGAAATTAATAGAACCTTTTGCTTCATCCCTTTTGAATAACTATTTATTCGTGAATCATACATTTCTTCAATATTTAATAGCCTCATTAGTTTAAAAGCCTTTTGGTCAGCCTGCTCATAAGATAAGCCATAAAGCTCACCTATAAAAGTCAAATATTCACGTGCAGTCAATACATCATATAAATCTGCCAATTCAGGCACATAGCCAATTCTATTTTTATAGGTAATCCTATCCTCAGAAAGCTCTTTATCAAAGACCTTCACTGAGCCTGTATAGTCTGTAAGGAGTCCAAGCAATATTTTAACTGTGGTAGTTTTCCCCGCCCCATTGGGACCTATATAGCCAATAATTTGTCCCTTGTTTACATCAAGATTAATTCCTCGAAGTACTTCTTTCGATCCATAATGCATTTGAAGATTGCTAATAGAAATCACCAGTTCAGCCATTTTCATTCTCCCCAAAGACCCATTTTGGTATAGTATATCAAAACGGGTCGTTAATTTGCATAATTTTCTAATTTATCCTTTTTAGGTATTACTTCTGGAATCCTTCATGATGCACCTAAATGCCTGTAAAGTTCAAATTTCTAATAACCTAAACCGATAATGATTCAAAAGCTTGAATAAGATCATCAATCAAATCATTCGCATGCTCTATCCCAACAGAATAGCGCAGCAAACAATTACAGACTCCATTTTGTGTACGCACTTCCTCAGGGATATCCGCATGTGTTTGTGTAGCAGGGTACGTCATTAAACTTTCTACTCCACCCAGACTTTCAGCAAAAGATATGATGCGAAGGCTTTTTAAAAATGGATTGATCCATTCCTCTGATTTCAGCCGGAACGATATCATCCCCCCTTTACCAGGATAAAGGACATCTGTCACTTCTTCTCTTTCTCTTAAAAATCGGCTGATTATCTTAGCATTTTCCTCATGCTGCCTCATCCTTAGGCTCAATGTTTTCATTCCCCTCATCACAAGCCAGGAGTCAAATGGCGGCAGTACAGCGCCTGTTGCATTTTGATATTCTT
Coding sequences:
- a CDS encoding carbohydrate ABC transporter permease, which produces MRTRSFSYWLFLTPVLVSLFLVVLVPLALGVFYSFTDWNGIQTTAFVGFQNYIGIFQEKEFMDALWFTVKFSIVSIILINVIGLVLALIVTSKIKSNNILRTIFFMPNLIGGLILGFIWQFIFTKAFDAVGVALGYEGLQGWLSTTNTGFWGLVILMSWQMAGYIMIIYISYLEGVPEELTEAAEIDGASYFQKLRAIIFPLVAPAFTVSMFLTLSNTFKLYDQNLSLTAGGPYNSTQMVAMEIFQTAFKESDMAYASAKAVIFFLIVASISLTQVYINKKREVEL
- a CDS encoding ABC transporter substrate-binding protein, with translation MKQKKWYAGALSASLLAAAVLTGCSSESSSSDSKDKVTIDVFQFKVEFKDQFEDVAEQYEKENPGVEINITTVGGGEDYGASLKSKFASGKEPAIYNVGGPQDVADWKDKLADLSDTKASKEALDGTLDGVTTDDKILGLPYNQEGYGLLYNKEVFEKAGIKAEEIRTMKALEEAVKTIDTKKDDLGIKAVFALPGKEKWITGLHASNVFISPEFEENIMNAYKSDKVDFKYGDQYKTYIDLSNKYSIQPTVSLDYSQQVEENFSLGKVAMIQQGNWVYGSIAGIDEEFAQEKVGILPIPVESYKEDSLPVGIPMYWGVNSNNDEKVIEASKDFLDWLYTSEEGKKTVLEDFSFIPAYKGYDSSKIADPISREVYDYATEGKTIGWVFMGYPTGWGEDKLGVNIQKYLSDEMSWDELVKESQKSWSESR
- a CDS encoding DUF6440 family protein, whose translation is MFHYNGLISGLTVMVDKDGKPLVNKDFIPESGTSVE
- a CDS encoding S8 family peptidase; the encoded protein is MKKRKIFAGVVLSVSMALSFGSGTNAEDRSTAKAKDVSSEKTYRVLIQGSQSEKTKVKKNMGTHRDFSNQGFTTDVSEKEYQKLLENKNIEVEKVPEFKIAATAIEKATSAPTTRVPWGIKAIYNNSSLTSTSGGSGIKVAVLDTGVLKTHASLSSNIEQCKDFTQTSSTVVNGSCADGNGHGTHVAGTVAGNGTGVYGVAPQSKVWAYKVLGDDGSGYSDDIAAAIRHAADQASSTGSKVIISMSLGSSSNNSLISSAVTYAYGKGVLIIAAAGNSGYSANTIGYPGALANVVAVAALENVQQNGTYRVANYSSRGNPSTDGDYVIGLKDVEISAPGSAVESTWHTGGYNTISGTSMATPHVSGLAAKIWASNTGYSHTQLRAELQRRAKLVDIKGGYGAATGDDYASGFGFARVQ
- a CDS encoding helix-turn-helix domain-containing protein, whose translation is MKVGSLIKYYRTKQGLTQSELVEGICSVPHLSKIEHNEKEANDQTIHLLLQRLGADLTNVYEQNNTVKRLLDEWIECINYFQIEEAKEIDRKLDSLVDFIAYTPHLFLYELYKMRYLLFIKDTKKAIQHYKWLDKHKKNLNYQELYLLHYYHAICLLIQNKYRQANEVLEELVSASRDGMSVSADVYYHLALAKCHMEQHGHAIFYANEALNAFTAQYNIKRIMHTLVILGISYTDTGIYEVAAECYKHLKRNAEILNESATLSIAYHNIGYLKQKKGELSEARDYYYKAVNCEAENAQSSMVSLYALAETSYYLGEWEQAKEYLHHLKKKAQETGSKIYQMLPNYYLYMIQGEEERAISYLEEYTLPYLYNGESHYNDIRSVSKILADYYKKSGKFQKALQYIYTDY
- a CDS encoding nicotinate phosphoribosyltransferase, which produces MTHYPDDSFALHTDLYQINMMETYFKDGIHNKKAVFDVYFRRNPFKNGYAIFAGLERVITYIKDLKFTESDIQYLREELKYDEVFLEYLKELRFTGTIRSMKEGELVFENEPLMRIEAPLAEAQLVETAILNIINYQTLIATKASRLSVVTGGESLFEFGTRRAQETEAAIWGTRAAYIGGFQASSNVRAGKKFGIPVVGTHAHALVQAYRDEYTAFRKYAESHYDCTFLVDTFDTLKSGVPTAIRVAKEMGDKINFKAIRLDSGDLAYLSKKARKMLDEAGFTDTLITASNDLDEATILNLKAQGAKIDMWGVGTKLITAYDQPALGAVYKMVSIEDENGDMVDTIKISANPEKVTTPGMKNVYRIINKETNKSEGDYITLEYENPASEKILTMFHPVHTFISKEVTNFDAVPLHENIFVDGQLVYKTPDLTVIQQFAKDNLDLLWDEYKRFLNPEKYPVDLSPKCWENKRVRIQEIMEHVRKTEAEVKNWR
- a CDS encoding cysteine hydrolase family protein yields the protein MKALINIDYTNDFVADAGKLTCGKPGKEIEEYIVSLTKRFIEDKDFVVFAIDVHDENDPFHPESKLFPPHNIRGTEGRLLFGNLQNVYNTNIGQENLLWIDKTRYSAFAGTDLEIKLRERGITELHLVGVCTDICILHTAVDAYNKGFKIVIHKNGVASFNEAGHEWALSHFENTLGASVL